A portion of the Labilithrix sp. genome contains these proteins:
- a CDS encoding putative metal-binding motif-containing protein, with amino-acid sequence MKALLGASALSSVLVLAFAPAGCGTEVRDRFVASLDAGPEAEAEAPVVDAGGVDPTIGGPCNDDGQCDDQIPCTFDRCDQELGRCRNTPDDAQCQDGAYCNGSERCVLRQGCAPGPVVTCSDGDGCTIDRCVEGTQSCEHVLRDVDGDGDPDYHCNGGGDCDDTDPTVSSKKAEICGNFKDDNCDGRIDEQPCSVPENDTCATATTIATAGTYLLSTVATKPDYGTSCATSTSGQDIVVAIRVPADGARDVLVRARTNSSLNAEVGLTLQRACGDASQEIQCQRVPNVADARAIARRQAAGSTVYAVVATRNESIVDLGVAFLPPTDPPANESCASPAPIALDQAAAVSLIDAKFDLSSDCHANATGGELTYSFELTEERDVRIFASRTLGTGAPIVSLRDPASCTTDELACRAGESSPLFKRRLAKGVHVVSVAATTQIDASIIVKTSPPTDPLPEESCATAPEIEPNKTKLVSLTDHEDAIDNGCGPGFADAAFKLTLDAPSDVLVIGRFPFIDQGMVSLSPPACDAAIACTQGSTPQRVSRRNQPAGEYRVVVGDQLSESALLFPLVRPTVPPTVITAGDGCTDAFPIPDTGGYFTGDTTDMTADFSAGCDQTGQPAGTAKDQLGKLVLTQRRRVVFDMSGSDMQTILDLRQGEPCPGIELSSACHVGTGPGRSFLDITLDPGTYYVQIDGYNGATGKWALDVRVLEP; translated from the coding sequence ATGAAGGCTCTGCTCGGCGCTTCGGCGCTGTCGTCGGTCCTCGTCCTCGCGTTCGCTCCGGCCGGATGTGGCACGGAGGTGCGCGACCGCTTCGTCGCGTCGCTCGACGCGGGGCCGGAGGCGGAGGCGGAGGCGCCGGTCGTCGACGCGGGCGGCGTGGACCCCACGATCGGCGGCCCGTGCAACGACGACGGGCAGTGCGACGATCAGATCCCGTGCACCTTCGACCGCTGCGATCAGGAGCTCGGGCGCTGCCGCAACACGCCCGACGACGCGCAGTGCCAGGACGGCGCCTACTGCAACGGCAGCGAGCGCTGCGTCCTCCGTCAGGGCTGCGCGCCGGGCCCGGTCGTCACCTGCTCCGACGGCGACGGCTGCACGATCGATCGCTGCGTCGAGGGCACCCAGTCGTGCGAGCACGTCCTGCGCGACGTCGACGGCGACGGCGACCCGGACTACCACTGCAACGGCGGCGGCGACTGCGACGACACCGATCCCACCGTCAGCAGCAAGAAGGCCGAGATCTGCGGCAACTTCAAGGACGACAACTGCGACGGCCGGATCGACGAACAGCCGTGCTCGGTGCCCGAGAACGACACGTGCGCGACCGCGACCACGATCGCGACGGCGGGGACGTACCTCCTCAGCACGGTCGCGACGAAGCCCGACTACGGCACGAGCTGCGCGACGTCGACGAGCGGCCAGGACATCGTCGTGGCGATCAGGGTCCCGGCCGACGGCGCGCGCGACGTCCTCGTCCGCGCCCGCACCAACTCGTCGCTCAACGCGGAGGTCGGCCTAACGCTCCAGCGCGCGTGCGGCGACGCGAGCCAGGAGATCCAGTGCCAGCGCGTCCCGAACGTCGCCGACGCGCGCGCGATCGCGCGCAGGCAAGCGGCGGGCTCCACCGTCTACGCCGTCGTCGCGACGCGCAACGAGTCCATCGTCGATCTCGGCGTCGCGTTCCTCCCGCCGACCGATCCTCCGGCCAACGAGAGCTGCGCGTCGCCCGCGCCGATCGCGCTCGATCAGGCGGCGGCCGTCTCGCTCATCGACGCGAAGTTCGATCTCTCCTCCGACTGCCACGCGAACGCGACCGGCGGCGAGCTCACGTATTCGTTCGAGCTCACGGAGGAGCGCGACGTGCGCATCTTCGCGTCGCGGACGCTCGGCACGGGCGCGCCGATCGTGAGCCTCCGCGATCCGGCGAGCTGCACGACCGACGAGCTCGCGTGCCGCGCCGGCGAGTCCTCCCCGCTCTTCAAGCGGCGGCTCGCGAAGGGCGTCCACGTCGTCAGCGTCGCGGCGACGACGCAGATCGACGCGTCGATCATCGTGAAGACGTCTCCCCCGACCGATCCGCTCCCGGAGGAGTCGTGCGCGACGGCGCCGGAGATCGAGCCGAACAAGACGAAGCTCGTGAGCCTCACCGATCACGAGGACGCGATCGACAACGGCTGCGGCCCCGGCTTCGCCGACGCGGCGTTCAAGCTCACGCTCGACGCCCCGAGCGACGTGCTCGTCATCGGCCGCTTCCCGTTCATCGATCAGGGCATGGTCTCGCTCAGCCCCCCCGCGTGCGACGCGGCGATCGCGTGCACGCAGGGCTCGACCCCGCAGCGCGTCTCGCGCCGCAACCAGCCCGCCGGCGAGTACCGCGTCGTGGTCGGCGATCAGCTCTCCGAGTCCGCGCTCCTCTTCCCTCTCGTCCGCCCCACCGTCCCGCCGACGGTCATCACCGCGGGCGACGGCTGCACCGACGCGTTCCCGATCCCGGACACGGGCGGCTACTTCACGGGCGACACGACGGACATGACCGCCGACTTCAGCGCCGGCTGCGACCAGACCGGCCAGCCGGCGGGCACGGCGAAGGACCAGCTCGGCAAGCTGGTCCTCACCCAGCGCCGCCGCGTCGTCTTCGACATGAGCGGCTCGGACATGCAGACGATCCTCGATCTCCGCCAAGGCGAGCCCTGCCCCGGCATCGAGCTGAGCTCCGCCTGCCACGTCGGCACCGGCCCCGGCCGCAGCTTCCTCGACATCACCCTCGACCCCGGCACCTACTACGTCCAGATCGACGGCTACAACGGCGCGACCGGCAAGTGGGCCCTCGACGTCCGGGTGCTGGAGCCGTAG
- a CDS encoding arsenic transporter, giving the protein MKALLPLRAVLVTGKGGVGKTTVAATLARYFAASGKRVLATEIAGDDDPSSALAAALGASTITEEPREIAPNLWLASLSPSTGHQRFLRDVLPMKVLADAAMRAGAIRRFLSAAPTFPEMGILYRLLDLQRAKRKDGSWTYETIICDLPATGHALALAQVPEALLKVITSGPIAAAVKEGLAFLLDPKQVGGVIVTLPETLPVSEAIELAEGVAKHRIPLARVVVNRVPFDPFDAEERAFLDRALAGRPPTLGVRTLERIDRARAAIERLTASVAIPVETMQDVWLDGPRLAEEMASLLSVEQASVEHAR; this is encoded by the coding sequence GTGAAGGCGCTGCTCCCGCTCCGCGCCGTCCTCGTGACCGGGAAAGGCGGCGTCGGCAAGACGACGGTCGCCGCCACCCTCGCGCGGTACTTCGCCGCCTCGGGCAAGCGCGTCCTCGCGACCGAGATCGCCGGCGACGACGATCCTTCCTCTGCGCTCGCCGCCGCGCTCGGCGCGAGCACGATCACGGAGGAGCCGCGGGAGATCGCGCCGAACCTGTGGCTCGCGTCGCTCTCACCGTCGACCGGGCACCAGCGCTTCCTCCGCGACGTGCTGCCGATGAAGGTCCTCGCCGACGCGGCGATGAGGGCGGGCGCGATCCGCCGCTTCCTCTCCGCCGCGCCGACGTTCCCCGAGATGGGGATCCTCTACCGCCTCCTCGATCTCCAGCGCGCGAAGCGGAAGGACGGCTCCTGGACCTACGAGACGATCATCTGCGACCTGCCCGCGACCGGGCACGCGCTCGCGCTCGCGCAGGTGCCAGAGGCGCTCCTCAAGGTCATCACGAGCGGTCCGATCGCGGCGGCGGTGAAGGAGGGGCTCGCGTTCCTCCTCGATCCGAAGCAGGTCGGCGGCGTCATCGTCACGCTGCCGGAGACGCTGCCGGTGAGCGAGGCGATCGAGCTCGCGGAGGGCGTCGCCAAACATCGCATCCCGCTCGCGCGCGTCGTCGTGAACCGCGTCCCGTTCGATCCGTTCGACGCGGAGGAGCGCGCGTTCCTCGATCGCGCGCTCGCCGGGCGCCCGCCTACCCTCGGCGTCCGCACGCTCGAGCGCATCGATCGCGCGCGCGCGGCGATCGAGCGCCTGACGGCGTCGGTCGCGATCCCGGTCGAGACGATGCAGGACGTGTGGCTCGACGGCCCGCGCCTCGCCGAGGAGATGGCCTCGCTCCTCTCGGTGGAGCAGGCCTCGGTGGAGCATGCCCGATAG
- a CDS encoding ArsA family ATPase, translated as MPDSRPPDTAPVLPIEDATFLEPLVRSKRVIVCCGAGGVGKTTTSAALGVAAAVRGRRTLVLTIDPARRLAEAMGIPAGAREPTPVPRELLASIGVPAAGTLDAWMLAPEVVFESMVRRLASSEERVQEIFSNRLYQALTKVIAGMQEYTAAEALYELSRGDRYDLVVLDTPPSRNALAFLEAPRKLSLFLDERVISVFLPKKGGGFLRAASDLVDRVFTKAFGEGFYKDVQDFLGAFSGMFGGMREHAEAVRNLLLSQDATFVLVTSPEPSALAEAGFFRAKITELGLPFAGYVLNRSWAYTRGFVGPEEIALDAGATDRERGALHKLGQLADGERWRARRDRDLLANLRMDAPEGAAIATPHLGGAVEDLAGLAELARNLVHLENA; from the coding sequence ATGCCCGATAGCCGCCCGCCGGACACGGCGCCGGTCCTCCCGATCGAAGACGCGACGTTCCTCGAGCCGCTCGTGCGGAGCAAGCGCGTGATCGTGTGCTGCGGCGCGGGCGGCGTCGGCAAGACGACGACCTCGGCCGCGCTCGGCGTCGCGGCAGCCGTGCGCGGCCGGCGCACGCTCGTCCTCACGATCGATCCGGCGCGGCGCCTCGCCGAGGCGATGGGGATCCCCGCCGGCGCGCGGGAGCCGACGCCGGTGCCGCGCGAGCTGCTCGCGAGCATCGGCGTGCCGGCGGCGGGGACGCTCGACGCGTGGATGCTCGCGCCGGAGGTCGTGTTCGAGTCGATGGTGCGCCGCCTCGCGTCGAGCGAGGAGCGGGTGCAGGAGATCTTCTCGAACCGCCTCTACCAGGCGCTCACGAAGGTCATCGCCGGGATGCAGGAGTACACCGCGGCGGAGGCGCTCTACGAGCTGTCGCGCGGCGATCGCTACGACCTCGTCGTCCTCGACACGCCGCCCTCGCGCAACGCGCTCGCCTTCCTCGAGGCCCCGCGGAAGCTCTCGCTCTTCCTCGACGAGCGCGTCATCAGCGTGTTCCTCCCGAAGAAGGGCGGCGGCTTCCTCCGCGCCGCGTCGGACCTCGTCGATCGCGTCTTCACGAAGGCCTTCGGGGAGGGCTTCTATAAGGACGTCCAGGACTTCCTCGGCGCGTTCTCCGGGATGTTCGGCGGGATGCGCGAGCACGCGGAGGCGGTCCGGAACCTCCTGTTGTCGCAGGACGCCACGTTCGTGCTCGTGACGAGCCCGGAGCCGTCGGCGCTCGCCGAGGCCGGCTTCTTCCGCGCGAAGATCACGGAGCTCGGCCTGCCGTTCGCGGGCTACGTGCTCAATCGCAGCTGGGCGTACACGCGCGGGTTCGTCGGACCGGAAGAGATAGCGCTCGACGCAGGAGCGACCGATCGCGAGCGGGGCGCCCTCCACAAGCTCGGACAGCTCGCCGACGGAGAGCGCTGGCGCGCGCGGCGCGATCGCGACCTCCTCGCCAACCTCCGCATGGATGCGCCGGAAGGGGCCGCGATCGCGACGCCGCATCTCGGGGGCGCCGTCGAGGACCTCGCCGGTCTCGCCGAGCTTGCACGTAATCTCGTTCACCTCGAAAACGCCTGA
- a CDS encoding protein kinase translates to MGGPEETNETELDTATGETGAQFPAPRDDLPLIGARYQVLGMLGGGGMGNVYLAHDTELDEDVAVKLLKATYAARPEQVDLLRREVKFARRVTHPNVLRTFDIGSHEGSKFITMELVVGRTLADDLTGPLPFAEVARVARAVSAGLGAAHDAGVLHRDLKPSNVLLAEDGRILLSDFGIAHLVTGAEAIRGMSGTPGYMAPEVLADEPVDLRADVWSLGALLFEMLTGTRLFRGRREGLFQPLLVTPPDPSSLRPEVPIALDRVVSRCLARRPAARFAHPREVIAAFDAALPTPSSTVLAAGAPSRRRARIVAVLPFENRGGPADAHLGEGISALLIDALATGPLRATSRGAIEAAGTIGRSPAEVGRDVGAEAVVTGSIANHEGNVAIELAVTGTADGLVLFRETLACALEDLVGAAERMSRALANALLVVRKEGELERHDAAALDLYLKGSHLFRRRWGNLVDEAKQCLREALARAPDDPMILSAYASALAFGMAAGDAADEAEARRATERALEIARDRPEPHLAAASLGMQIADNAAAARAIGDALAIAPHHPQAHYLRGLLLLETTGTAEGLAHFYTAVTVDPTLTHARWYIALAHALAGEHERSDAILGAATAPERAGSDYWVNRMRCVYYRPTPERRAALAAELAATPDFSMKAAVVATFDLVEGRARTDATMKTALAVLGKRSNRRISFGACVDAEVAAILGADDRVVQAVAQMDAAGSVDVVWLDRAPLLDRVRARPEVQAIRARVEARAAEVRAALGSARATSSLRA, encoded by the coding sequence ATGGGGGGGCCCGAAGAGACCAACGAGACGGAGCTCGACACCGCGACGGGAGAGACGGGCGCGCAGTTCCCCGCGCCGCGCGACGACCTGCCGCTCATCGGCGCGCGCTACCAGGTCCTCGGCATGCTCGGCGGCGGGGGGATGGGCAACGTCTACCTCGCGCACGACACCGAGCTCGACGAGGACGTCGCGGTGAAGCTCCTCAAGGCGACGTACGCCGCGCGCCCCGAGCAGGTCGATCTCCTCCGCCGCGAGGTGAAGTTCGCGCGGCGCGTGACGCATCCCAACGTCCTCCGCACCTTCGACATCGGGAGCCACGAGGGGAGCAAGTTCATCACGATGGAGCTCGTCGTCGGACGCACGCTCGCCGACGACCTCACCGGTCCGCTGCCGTTCGCGGAGGTCGCGCGCGTCGCGCGTGCGGTCTCGGCCGGGCTCGGCGCGGCCCACGACGCGGGGGTGCTCCATCGCGACCTCAAGCCCTCGAACGTGCTCCTCGCGGAGGACGGGCGCATCCTCCTCTCCGATTTCGGGATCGCGCACCTCGTCACGGGCGCGGAGGCGATCCGCGGCATGAGCGGCACGCCCGGCTACATGGCGCCGGAGGTGCTCGCCGACGAGCCGGTCGATCTCCGCGCCGACGTGTGGTCGCTCGGCGCGCTCCTCTTCGAGATGCTCACCGGCACGCGCCTCTTCCGCGGCCGCCGCGAGGGCCTGTTCCAGCCGCTCCTCGTGACGCCGCCCGATCCGAGCAGCCTCCGGCCCGAGGTCCCGATCGCGCTCGACCGCGTCGTGAGCCGCTGCCTCGCCCGCCGCCCCGCCGCGCGCTTCGCCCACCCGCGCGAGGTGATCGCCGCGTTCGACGCCGCCCTGCCGACGCCGTCGAGCACCGTCCTCGCCGCCGGTGCGCCGTCGCGGAGGCGCGCGCGCATCGTCGCGGTGCTGCCCTTCGAGAACCGCGGCGGTCCCGCCGACGCGCACCTCGGCGAAGGGATCAGCGCGCTCCTCATCGACGCGCTCGCGACCGGACCGCTCCGCGCGACGTCGCGCGGCGCGATCGAAGCGGCCGGGACGATCGGGCGCTCGCCGGCCGAGGTCGGACGCGACGTCGGCGCGGAGGCGGTCGTCACCGGATCGATCGCCAACCACGAAGGGAACGTCGCGATCGAGCTCGCCGTCACCGGCACCGCCGACGGGCTCGTCCTCTTCCGCGAGACGCTCGCGTGCGCGCTCGAGGACCTCGTCGGCGCGGCGGAGCGCATGAGCCGCGCGCTCGCGAACGCGCTCCTCGTCGTGCGGAAGGAGGGCGAGCTCGAGCGCCACGACGCCGCCGCGCTCGATCTCTACCTGAAGGGCTCGCACCTCTTCCGCCGGCGCTGGGGCAACCTCGTCGACGAGGCGAAGCAGTGCCTCCGCGAGGCCCTCGCGCGCGCGCCCGACGATCCGATGATCCTCTCCGCCTACGCGTCGGCGCTCGCGTTCGGGATGGCGGCGGGCGACGCGGCCGACGAGGCGGAGGCGCGCCGCGCGACCGAGCGCGCGCTCGAGATCGCGCGCGACCGCCCGGAGCCGCACCTCGCCGCCGCGAGCCTCGGCATGCAGATCGCCGACAACGCGGCCGCCGCGCGCGCGATCGGCGACGCGCTCGCGATCGCGCCGCATCACCCGCAGGCGCACTACCTCCGCGGCCTCCTCCTCCTCGAGACGACCGGGACGGCGGAGGGCCTCGCGCATTTCTACACCGCGGTCACCGTCGATCCGACGCTCACGCACGCGCGCTGGTACATCGCGCTCGCGCACGCGCTCGCGGGGGAGCACGAGCGCAGCGACGCGATCCTCGGCGCGGCGACGGCGCCCGAGCGCGCGGGCTCCGACTACTGGGTCAACCGCATGCGCTGCGTCTACTACCGCCCCACGCCGGAGCGACGCGCCGCGCTCGCGGCGGAGCTCGCGGCGACGCCCGACTTCTCGATGAAGGCCGCGGTCGTCGCGACGTTCGATCTCGTCGAGGGGCGCGCGCGCACCGACGCGACGATGAAGACCGCGCTCGCGGTGCTCGGCAAGCGCTCGAACCGCCGCATCTCCTTCGGCGCCTGCGTCGACGCCGAGGTCGCCGCCATCCTCGGCGCCGACGACCGCGTCGTGCAGGCCGTCGCGCAGATGGACGCGGCCGGCAGCGTCGACGTCGTCTGGCTCGATCGCGCTCCCCTCCTCGATCGCGTCCGCGCGCGGCCCGAGGTCCAGGCGATCCGCGCGCGCGTCGAGGCCCGCGCCGCCGAGGTCCGCGCCGCGCTCGGGTCGGCGCGCGCTACTTCTTCCCTTCGGGCGTGA
- a CDS encoding dipeptide epimerase, with product MPRIAQVRARPLDVAMRKPFGIAGGAQEHARNVLVTLETDGGPTGLGEGAPFPAFNGETQEAVLASCARVELAGVDLEDTAEIRARLGDATPSTRCAIETAVVDARARVRRIPLHVMFGGSMTEIVTDVTITTGTIDDARREAASFAAFSTLKVKVGTNVEEDVTRVLAVRAARPDARLLVDANAGFTLDDALAFAAGVRAARVDLFEQPVRSWDDLAAFRARAGVRVAIDESVTCAADVAIAKARGAADAVNVKIMKSGIFEVLAILARAEEEGLDRMIGGMVETRLAMGTSACIAAGRGGLTIIDLDTPLFLAADPFAGGYAQDGERIDLAPIERGHGLRELRGALV from the coding sequence ATGCCTCGCATTGCGCAGGTCCGTGCGCGCCCGCTCGACGTCGCCATGCGAAAACCCTTTGGAATCGCGGGCGGAGCCCAGGAGCACGCCCGCAACGTGCTCGTCACCCTCGAGACCGACGGCGGCCCGACCGGCCTCGGCGAGGGCGCCCCTTTCCCGGCGTTCAACGGCGAGACGCAGGAGGCCGTCCTCGCGTCGTGCGCGCGCGTCGAGCTCGCCGGCGTCGACCTCGAGGACACCGCCGAGATCCGAGCGCGTCTCGGTGACGCGACGCCATCGACGCGCTGCGCGATCGAGACCGCCGTCGTCGACGCCCGCGCGCGGGTCCGCCGGATCCCCCTCCACGTCATGTTCGGCGGATCCATGACGGAGATCGTCACGGACGTGACGATCACCACCGGCACGATTGACGATGCGCGGCGCGAGGCCGCGTCCTTCGCCGCCTTCTCCACCCTGAAGGTGAAGGTCGGCACCAACGTGGAAGAGGACGTCACGCGCGTGCTCGCCGTCCGCGCCGCGCGCCCCGACGCCCGCCTCCTCGTCGACGCGAACGCCGGCTTCACCCTCGACGACGCGCTCGCCTTCGCCGCCGGCGTCCGCGCGGCGCGCGTCGACCTCTTCGAGCAGCCGGTCCGGAGCTGGGACGACCTCGCCGCGTTCCGCGCGCGCGCCGGCGTCCGCGTCGCGATCGACGAGTCGGTGACGTGCGCCGCCGACGTCGCGATCGCGAAGGCGCGCGGCGCCGCCGACGCGGTGAACGTGAAGATCATGAAGTCGGGGATCTTCGAGGTGCTCGCGATCCTCGCGCGCGCGGAGGAGGAGGGCCTCGATCGGATGATCGGCGGCATGGTCGAGACGCGCCTCGCGATGGGGACGTCGGCGTGCATCGCGGCCGGGCGCGGCGGCCTCACGATCATCGACCTCGACACGCCGCTCTTCCTCGCCGCCGATCCGTTCGCGGGCGGCTACGCCCAGGACGGAGAGCGCATCGATCTCGCCCCGATCGAGCGCGGCCACGGTCTGCGCGAGCTTCGCGGAGCGCTGGTATAG
- a CDS encoding Zn-dependent oligopeptidase encodes MKLLRACVPVLFLAACGHESPPAELPAKPLTPPPTASVPPAAPPPELAPLDVDPVVLGLGRSTAGPGSDELARAGIEQLCDRSIARAESLLREIRGLDTKDDVALTWEATAGKLDRAKLALRNAGDFPALMAVSHPDDGVREKAKLCEPKIDAIDTALWLDKRIANVMKRYAAKNEALGGARKRLLDRTLRDFRRNGLELDDKGQQRLRELNKQLTDLSLEFDTNLAQSHLTVEATPKQLEGLPKEWLVSRPPNKDGKVVITTDYPDYFPVLTYAKDRKLALALYKQFENRAADKNVAVIEKMLALREERAKLLGYATWADYILEERMAKDPKTVAAFLEGLKKHVAKKGDAEIAEFKKARAKLGVKESEPIPPSDRLYLEDQVRNAKYGLDSKEVSKYFEVTRVKAGLLDITSKMFDIKFRRAEGAPTWHQDVEPMEVLDAKGTVLGRFYFDLYPREGKYKHAAVFGIRDTARMEDGSRLMPIAAIECNFPKPGGAAPALMSHQDAVTFFHEFGHVLHHVLSEAELSSFAGTSVARDFVESPSQMLEEWAWNKDTLALFARHHDTNAPLPANLHAAMLRSRGFGRGLATQRQLYLAALDQAYHTRPVPFDTTKVLAEINDAYTPFKYVEGTHFQASFGHLIGYDAGYYGYQWALSIAQDLFTRFKKEGLLNPKTAAEYRAMILAPGDSDEAAKLVERFLGRAPSDAAYKAFLLE; translated from the coding sequence ATGAAGCTGCTCCGCGCCTGCGTCCCCGTCCTCTTCCTCGCCGCTTGCGGTCACGAGAGCCCGCCCGCGGAGCTGCCGGCGAAGCCGCTCACGCCGCCGCCGACCGCGAGCGTTCCACCGGCGGCCCCGCCGCCCGAGCTCGCGCCGCTCGACGTGGACCCCGTCGTCCTCGGCCTCGGCCGCAGCACCGCGGGGCCCGGGAGCGACGAGCTCGCGCGCGCCGGCATCGAGCAGCTCTGCGATCGGAGCATCGCGCGCGCGGAGTCGCTCCTCCGCGAGATCCGCGGCCTCGACACGAAGGACGACGTCGCGCTGACGTGGGAGGCGACGGCGGGGAAGCTCGATCGCGCGAAGCTCGCGCTCCGCAACGCCGGCGACTTCCCCGCCCTGATGGCGGTCTCGCACCCCGACGACGGCGTGCGCGAGAAGGCGAAGCTCTGCGAGCCGAAGATCGACGCGATCGACACCGCGCTCTGGCTCGACAAGCGCATCGCGAACGTGATGAAGCGCTACGCGGCCAAGAACGAGGCACTCGGCGGCGCGAGGAAGCGCCTCCTCGATCGCACGCTCCGCGACTTCCGCCGCAACGGCCTCGAGCTCGACGACAAAGGGCAGCAGCGCCTCCGCGAATTGAACAAACAGCTCACCGACCTCTCGCTCGAGTTCGACACGAACCTCGCGCAGTCCCACCTCACGGTGGAGGCGACGCCCAAGCAGCTCGAGGGGCTGCCGAAGGAGTGGCTCGTCTCCCGTCCGCCGAACAAGGACGGCAAGGTCGTCATCACGACCGACTATCCCGATTATTTCCCCGTCCTCACCTACGCGAAAGACCGGAAGCTCGCGCTCGCGCTCTACAAACAATTCGAGAATCGCGCGGCGGACAAGAACGTCGCCGTCATCGAGAAGATGCTCGCCCTCCGCGAGGAGCGCGCGAAGCTCCTCGGCTACGCGACGTGGGCCGATTACATCCTCGAAGAGCGCATGGCGAAGGACCCGAAGACGGTCGCCGCGTTCCTCGAAGGCCTGAAGAAACACGTCGCGAAGAAGGGCGACGCCGAGATCGCGGAGTTCAAGAAAGCGCGCGCGAAGCTCGGGGTGAAGGAGTCGGAGCCGATCCCGCCGTCGGACCGCCTCTACCTGGAGGACCAGGTCCGGAATGCCAAATACGGCCTCGACTCGAAGGAGGTCAGCAAATACTTCGAAGTCACGCGCGTGAAGGCGGGGCTCCTCGACATCACCTCCAAGATGTTCGACATCAAGTTCCGCCGCGCGGAGGGCGCGCCGACCTGGCACCAGGACGTCGAGCCGATGGAGGTCCTCGACGCGAAGGGGACCGTCCTCGGCCGCTTCTATTTCGACCTCTATCCGCGTGAAGGCAAATACAAGCACGCCGCCGTATTCGGCATTCGCGACACGGCGCGGATGGAAGACGGATCCCGCCTCATGCCGATCGCGGCGATCGAGTGCAACTTCCCGAAGCCGGGCGGCGCCGCGCCGGCGCTCATGAGCCACCAGGACGCGGTCACCTTCTTCCACGAGTTCGGCCACGTCCTCCACCACGTCCTCAGCGAGGCGGAGCTGTCGTCGTTCGCGGGCACCAGCGTCGCGCGCGACTTCGTCGAGTCGCCGTCGCAGATGCTCGAGGAGTGGGCGTGGAACAAGGACACCCTCGCGCTCTTCGCGCGCCACCACGACACCAACGCGCCGCTGCCGGCGAACCTCCACGCCGCGATGCTCCGCTCACGCGGCTTCGGTCGCGGGCTCGCGACGCAGCGCCAGCTCTACCTCGCGGCGCTCGATCAGGCGTACCACACGCGCCCGGTGCCCTTCGACACGACGAAGGTGCTCGCCGAGATCAACGACGCGTACACGCCGTTCAAGTACGTCGAGGGCACGCACTTCCAGGCGAGCTTCGGTCATCTCATCGGCTACGACGCCGGGTACTACGGCTACCAGTGGGCGCTCTCGATCGCGCAGGACCTCTTCACGCGCTTCAAGAAGGAGGGGCTCCTCAACCCGAAGACGGCGGCGGAGTACCGGGCGATGATCCTCGCCCCGGGCGACAGCGACGAGGCGGCGAAGCTCGTCGAACGCTTCCTCGGCCGCGCGCCGAGCGACGCGGCCTACAAAGCGTTCCTGCTGGAATAG
- a CDS encoding outer membrane protein transport protein, with protein MTRRLVAPFALGVLLSTTDARAAGFALDVHSARPTGMATAVTGFIDDSSAIFYNPAGIARGKVLDAQVGATLIMPSFSYTNRSGQSTSTDFRIVPPVNAYVSGGITDDLSVGLGFFSPFGSTLSWPDGWEGRRQITDISIQTFFLNPTVAYKLGPVRIGAGFQLVRSTVRLQRRLAFGEREGGVDLGGATWGFGGNIGAQVDAIPKRLHLGVHYRSAVKLNYDGLADFDNVPEPLANAIFDQPVSTSLLTPDILSMGAAFRPVPSLLIAADVVWYGWANLRSIDLTFPEDASGTLSSSRPKRWSNVANYHVGAEGEVSPEWRVRGGLVYDPTPSPGDTLTPDSPDADRINFAVGGSYMHTSGVHVDLGYRLVILLKRESTARELPGDYQGTANLLGITVGYRSGGGERGQ; from the coding sequence GTGACGAGACGGCTCGTCGCGCCGTTTGCGCTTGGTGTGCTGCTCTCGACGACCGACGCGCGAGCGGCCGGCTTCGCGCTCGACGTTCACTCCGCGCGGCCCACCGGGATGGCGACGGCCGTGACCGGCTTCATCGACGACTCCTCGGCCATCTTCTACAACCCGGCCGGGATCGCGCGCGGCAAGGTCCTCGACGCCCAGGTCGGCGCGACGCTGATCATGCCGAGCTTCAGCTACACGAACCGGAGCGGGCAATCGACGAGCACCGACTTCCGCATCGTGCCGCCTGTCAACGCGTACGTCTCCGGCGGCATCACGGACGATCTCTCCGTCGGCCTCGGCTTCTTCTCGCCGTTCGGCAGCACGCTCTCCTGGCCGGACGGCTGGGAAGGCCGCCGCCAGATCACGGACATCTCGATCCAGACGTTCTTCCTCAACCCGACCGTGGCCTACAAGCTCGGGCCCGTCCGGATCGGCGCCGGCTTTCAGCTCGTGCGCTCCACCGTGCGGCTCCAGCGGCGGCTCGCGTTCGGCGAGCGCGAAGGCGGCGTCGATCTCGGCGGCGCGACGTGGGGGTTCGGCGGAAACATCGGCGCGCAGGTCGACGCGATCCCGAAGCGCCTCCACCTCGGGGTCCACTACCGGAGCGCGGTGAAGCTCAATTACGACGGACTCGCCGACTTCGACAACGTCCCGGAGCCGCTCGCGAACGCGATCTTCGATCAGCCCGTCTCGACGTCCCTCCTCACACCCGACATCCTGTCGATGGGCGCCGCGTTCCGCCCGGTGCCGTCCCTCCTCATCGCCGCCGACGTGGTCTGGTACGGCTGGGCGAACCTCCGTTCCATCGATCTCACGTTTCCCGAGGACGCGAGCGGCACGCTCTCGAGCTCGCGGCCGAAGCGCTGGAGCAACGTCGCGAACTATCACGTCGGCGCGGAGGGCGAGGTCTCCCCCGAATGGCGCGTCCGCGGCGGCCTCGTCTACGATCCGACCCCGTCACCCGGCGACACGCTGACGCCCGACAGTCCGGACGCGGACCGCATCAACTTCGCGGTCGGCGGGAGCTACATGCACACGTCCGGCGTCCACGTCGATCTCGGCTACCGCCTCGTCATTCTGCTCAAGCGCGAGAGCACCGCGCGCGAGCTCCCCGGTGACTACCAGGGAACCGCGAACCTGCTCGGCATCACGGTCGGCTATCGGAGCGGCGGCGGCGAGCGCGGGCAGTAA